A region of Mustela lutreola isolate mMusLut2 chromosome 17, mMusLut2.pri, whole genome shotgun sequence DNA encodes the following proteins:
- the LOC131819216 gene encoding WD repeat-containing protein 90-like isoform X8, with product MAKVWQHPFLNVFRHFQVGEWKRSTKEGDVAPVTDKTLKCTVYRIRGPVSAGSYIQLPRTSTQSLGLTGRFLYVLFKPLPAKHFIIHLDVATEDSQVIRVSFSNLFKEFKSTATWLQFPFICEAGFSLKEPGGVAPSGPRWTCLQLDLRDVLLLYLNRRYSHLKSVRLCASLLVKSLYTSDLCFEPAVSTAEARRAKLSVVPVPREMAFPVPKGESWYDHYVHIRFPRDSFSASSKLVQKSSSPPEADFLGRAPKVLSHPVAFSNPLQDRVLSVVQAPSEPRPLPEVSVFCEHSELPSVNGPSDRIQEPSAGPEVTGKHAAGRGVHVPTPERTVVPVAPEGVAVHESLLPDPVLRLKGVIGFGGHTTKWALWTKDGAAVVYPCHAAIVVLHLDTRKQRCFLGHTDKVSALALDGSGLLLASAQARPPSMLRLWDFQTGECLSLFQSPAHALCSLSFSDGGALLCGVGRDCHGRTVVLAWGTAQVGRGGEAVLLAKAHTGVDIQAFEVASFDESRMASCGQGSVRLWRLRGGELRSCPVDLGEHRVLELTGLAFGQAQDGHMLYVCSRSGHILEIDLRRMAVRHARRLLPARPPDGPASQKQAFSSGPGISISSLSVSQARCAVGSEDGYLRLWPLDFSSVLLEAEHEGPVTSVCISPDGQRVLSATSSGLLGFLDVPSQEYSVLVRSHTAPVLALATEGSRSQLATVSQDHTVRVWDLVTLQQLYDLRSPEEAPCTVTFHPTRPALFCGFSSGAVRSFSLEAAEVLVEHRCHRGPVTGLATSPDGSLLFSSCSSGTLAQYQCVSAPCRVLRVAANVVCRDAHPTPNALAVSGDGRLLAFVGPSKYVVTVMNAACLEELLQIDVSALDPASSCLDSAVAICFDPGPLGHLLLSTSSHTVTVLDTTSGRVVRELPGVHAVACPSLALSRDARFLLMAADRAIKVWDYVTKSCPSCQVYIGHSEPVHAVGFSPDQQQLLSVGDAIFLWDILGPPERSPPGSAGDSPAAAPTYKTSLDARQLEDTVCGANGLPRQQVPEPSPASPLQPGVCVGSLKGDNGAFSLSDEEGVSEESHSPARLCQASCLPMLVKEASRAGDGVWGSPGGPWGLSMGPHPHSWSSAHSVSKAQVHPSARPDCYRHFLARYKTPLLAKSASVSNTGVERLLLKVVVGYNGNGRANVVWKPDTGFFAYTCGCLVVVEDLHSGAQRHWLGHPEEISTLALSHGAQVLASASGSCGTASRCHICIWDVPGGSCRYFLSYHRTAVQALAFSPDDELLVTLGDYGDRTLALWSTATYEVLSSTRLPEPVHGVAFNPWDASELVCVGQGAVSLWLLQRRGTDVSLQGHRVPIPEEVRAGELTSLCYGPVPLLYCGSNAGQICVWDTSAGRCFLAWEADDGEIGVLLCSGARLVSGSNTRRLRLWAVGAVAELQCEGSRARSSSVFMERELTLDGAVVSAVFHDSMDMGVVGTTAGTLWYVSWAEGTSTRLISGHRSKVNEVVFSPSASHWATCSDDGSVRVWSLASMELLIQFQVLNQSCLCLAWSPPSCRRPEQQQVAAGYSDGTLRVFSVTRIAMELKMHPHRAALTALAYSADGQTILSGDKDGLVAVSRPCTGMTFHVLSDHQGALISTIQSTSKEYGDFGSEGADLWLAASSDQRISIWAADWPRGCCELVDWLSSPSPTLTEAPSHPPPCLVAFCPWDRALLVCAGLSMHPELVFYNLHQKQVVERIPLPFFAVSLSLSPRAHLVAVGFAERVLRLVDCQSGATRDLAGHDDVVQLCRFAPSAQLLFSVAHGDILVWEVMGHRASEWALSSGPPPD from the exons ATGGCGAAAG TGTGGCAGCACCCGTTCCTCAACGTCTTCAGACACTTCCAGGTGGGCGAGTGGAAGCGCTCCACTAAGGAAGGCGATGTGGCTCCAGTGACC GATAAGACTCTGAAGTGCACCGTGTACCGCATCCGGGGTCCTGTCTCTGCGGGCAGTTACATCCAGCTGCCCAGAACCAGCACCCAGTCTCTGGGGCTGACAGGCCGGTTCCTGTACGTGCTCTTCAAGCCCCTGCCAGCCAAGCACTTCATCATCCACCTGGATGTGGCCACCGAG GACAGCCAGGTCATCCGTGTGTCCTTCTCCAACCTCTTCAAGGAGTTCAAGTCTACGGCCACGTGGCTGCAGTTTCCCTTCATCTGTGAGGCTGGGTTTTCTTTAAAAG AGCCGGGCGGTGTCGCTCCCTCTGGTCCCCGGTGGACATGCCTACAGCTGGACTTGCGGGACGTCCTGCTTCTATACCTGAACCGACGCTACAGCCACCTCAAGAGTGTCAGGCTGTGTGCTAGTCTGCTGGTGAAGAGCCTCTACACCAGTGACTTGTGCTTTGAGCCTG CTGTCAGCACTGCTGAGGCGCGGCGGGCGAAGCTGTCTGTCGTACCTGTACCGCGAGAAATGGCATTCCCGGTGCCAAAGGGGGAGAGCTGGTATGACCACTATGTCCACATCCG GTTTCCCAGAGACAGCTTCAGTGCGTCCTCCAAGCTGGTTCAGAAGAGCTCTTCGCCTCCTGAGGCAG ACTTCCTGGGGCGTGCGCCGAAGGTTCTCTCTCACCCAGTGGCTTTCAGCAATCCCCTCCAGGACCGCGTGCTCTCTGTGGTGCAG GCTCCCTCAGAGCCCAGGCCCCTTCCAGAGGTCAGCGTGTTCTGTGAGCACTCAGAGCTCCCCAGTGTGAATGGCCCCAGTGACCGTATCCAAGAGCCCTCAGCCGGGCCGGAGGTCACTGGCAAGCATGCAGCCGGCAGGGGTGTTCACGTGCCCACTCCTGAGCGAACTGTGGTGCCCGTGGCCCCAGAGGGTGTGGCCGTGCACGAG AGCCTTCTCCCGGATCCCGTCCTGCGGCTCAAGGGAGTCATCGGCTTTGGGGGCCACACCACCAAATGG GCTCTGTGGACCAAGGACGGCGCTGCTGTGGTGTATCCCTGCCACGCGGCCATCGTCGTCCTGCACCTTGACACCCGGAAGCAGCGCTGCTTCCTTGGCCACACGGACAAG GtttctgccctggctctggaTGGGAGCGGCTTGTTGCTGGCCTCGGCCCAGGCCCGGCCCCCGAGCATGCTGCGCCTCTGGGACTTCCAGACCGGGGAGTGCCTGTCTCTGTTCCAGAGCCCAGCCCATGCCCTCTGTTCCCTCAG CTTCTCCGACGGTGGGGCGCTGCTCTGCGGCGTTGGCAGGGACTGCCACGGGAGGACG GTGGTGCTGGCCTGGGGCACAGCCCAGGTGGGACGAGGCGGTGAGGCAGTCCTTCTGGCAAAGGCACACACCGGGGTTGACATCCAGGCATTTGAGGTGGCCTCTTTTGACGAAAGCAG GATGGCATCATGCGGGCAGGGCAGCGTGCGGCTGTGGCGGCTGCGAGGGGGGGAGCTACGTTCCTGCCCTGTGGACTTGGGAGAGCACCGCGTGCTGGAGTTGACTGGTCTGGCCTTTGGACAGGCCCAGGATGGTCATATGCT CTATGTGTGCAGTCGTAGCGGCCACATCTTGGAGATCGACCTCCGGCGCATGGCTGTGCGGCACGCACGCCGGCTCCTACCCGCACGGCCCCCTGATGGCCCCGCCTCACAGAAGCAGGCGTTCAGCTCGG GCCCTGGCATTTCCATCAGCAGCCTCAGTGTTTCCCAGGCCAGATGCGCCGTGGGCTCTGAGGACGGTTACCTGCGCCTCTGGCCGCTGGACTTCTCCTCTGTGCTTCTGGAGGCAG AGCACGAGGGCCCAGTCACTTCAGTGTGCATCAGCCCCGATGGTCAGCGTGTGCTGTCCGCCACGTCCTCCGGCCTCCTGGGCTTCCTGGATGTCCCATCCCAGGAGTACAGCGTGCTGGTTCGCTCCCACACCGCTCCGGTGCTGGCCCTGGCCACCGAGGGCAGCCGCAGCCAGCTGGCCACAGTGTCCCAGGACCACACTGTCCGCGTCTGGGACCTGGTGACCTTGCAGCAG CTTTATGACTTGCGGTCCCCTGAGGAGGCCCCGTGTACCGTCACCTTTCACCCCACGCGGCCAGCCTTGTTCTGCGGCTTCAGCAGTGGGGCCGTCCGCTCCTTCAGCCTGGAGGCTGCTGAGGTGCTGGTGGAGCACAG GTGTCACCGAGGACCCGTCACTGGCCTGGCCACCAGCCCCGACGGCAGCCTCCTGTTCAGCTCTTGCTCCTCGGGCACCTTGGCCCAGTACCAGTGCGTCAGCGCCCCATGCCGCGTCTTGCGTGTGGCAG CTAACGTGGTGTGCCGGGACGCCCACCCGACCCCCAATGCCCTGGCGGTTAGCGGGGATGGCCGCCTGCTGGCCTTCGTGGGCCCTTCCAAGTACGTGGTGACCGTCATGAACGCAGCCTGCCTAGAGGAG ctgctgCAAATCGATGTCAGCGCCCTGGACCCGGCCAGCAGCTGCCTAGACTCAGCTGTGGCCATCTGCTTTGACCCTGGACCTCTTGGCCACCTGCTGCTGTCCACATCCTCTCACACAGTCACGGTGCTGGATACCACGTCGGGCCGTGTGGTCCGGGAG CTGCCAGGCGTCCACGCTGtggcctgcccctccctggcGCTCAGCAGGGATGCCCGCTTCTTGCTGATGGCCGCCGACCGGGCCATCAAGGTGTGGGACTACGTGACGAAGTCCTGCCCCAGCTGCCAG GTATATATTGGCCACTCAGAGCCCGTACATGCCGTGGGCTTCAGCCCTGACCAGCAGCAGCTTCTCAGCGTGGgggatgccatcttcctctggGACATTCTGGGTCCCCCAGAGAGGTCACCCCCAGGAAG TGCTGGAGACTCGCCTGCGGCCGCCCCGACCTACAAAACTA GCCTGGATGCAAGGCAGCTGGAGGACACGGTGTGTGGGGCCAACGGGCTCCCCCGGCAGCAGGTGCCTGAGCCATCCCCAGCATCCCCGCTCCAGCCAGGCGTCTGTGTGGGGTCCCTCAAGGGTGACAACG gcGCCTTCTCCTTGTCGGATGAAGAAGGAGTCTCTGAAGAGAGCCACAGCCCCGCGCGACTCTGTCAGGCCTCATGCCTGCCCATGCTGGTGAAAGAGGCCAGCAGGGCTGGAGATGGGGTCTGGGGGTCTCCAGGGGGCCCCTGGGGCCTCAGCATGGGTCCCCACCCCCATAGCTGGTCCA GTGCTCACAGTGTCAGCAAAGCTCAGGTCCACCCCTCTGCTCGCCCAGACTGCTACAGGCACTTCCTGGCACGCTATAAGACCCCCCTGCTGGCCAAG AGTGCCTCTGTGTCCAACACTGGCGTGGAGCGTCTGCTGCTGAAGGTCGTCGTGGGCTACAACGGGAATGGCCGCGCCAACGTGGTCTGGAAGCCAGATACAG GCTTCTTTGCTTATACATGCGGCTgcctggtggtggtggaggaCCTGCATTCTGGTGCCCAGCGACACTGGCTCGGCCACCCCGAGGAGATCTCCACCCTGGCCCTCAGCCACGGTGCTCAG GTCCTGGCCTCAGCCTCGGGCAGCTGTGGCACTGCCTCCCGCTGCCACATCTGCATCTGGGACGTGCCTGGGGGCTCCTGCCGGTACTTCCTCTCTTACCACAGGACCGCTGTGCAGGCTCTGGCATTTTCGCCAGACGATGAGCTCCTTGTCACACTGG GGGACTATGGCGACCGCACTCTGGCCCTGTGGAGCACGGCCACTTATGAGGTCCTGTCTTCCACCCGCCTCCCGGAGCCAGTGCACGGTGTGGCCTTTAATCCCTGGGATGCCAGTGAGCTGGTCTGTGTGGGCCAAGGTGCCGTTAGTCTGTGGCTCCTACAGCGGCGCGGGACCGATGTCAGCCTCCAG GGACACCGAGTGCCCATCCCCGAGGAGGTTAGGGCGGGTGAGCTGACTTCGCTCTGCTATGGGCCCGTACCTCTGCTGTACTGCGGCTCCAACGCTGGCCAGATCTGTGTCTGGGACACAAGTGCCGGCCGCTGCTTCCTGGCCTGGGAAGCCGACGACGGTGAGATCG gagtGCTGCTGTGTTCGGGTGCACGGCTGGTCAGTGGCAGCAACACCAGGCGGCTGCGCCTCTGGGCGGTGGGGGCCGTGGCGGAGCTGCAGTGCGAGGGCTCACGAGCCAG gtCTAGCTCTGTGTTCATGGAGCGTGAGCTGACCTTGGACGGGGCTGTTGTGAGTGCGGTCTTCCACGACAGCATGGACATGGGCGTGGTGGGCACCACGGCAGGCACGCTCTGGTACGTTAGCTGGGCCGAGGGCACCAGCACCCGCCTCATCAGCGGCCACAGGAGCAAG GTGAATGAGGTGGTCTTCAGTCCCAGCGCGTCCCACTGGGCCACGTGCAGTGATGACGGGAGTGTGAGGGTGTGGTCCCTGGCCAGCATGGAGCTCCTGATCCAGTTCCAGGTGCTGAACCAG AGTTGCCTCTGTCTGGCTTGGAGCCCCCCCTCCTGCAGACGCCCAGAGCAGCAGCAGGTGGCGGCTGGCTACAGTGACGGCACCCTGCGTGTCTTCAGCGTCACCCGCATTGCCATGGAGCTCAAGATGCACCCCCACCGGGCTGCGCTGACGGCCCTGGCCTACTCCGCCGATG GTCAGACCATCCTCTCTGGAGACAAGGATGGGCTTGTGGCTGTGAGCCGCCCCTGCACAGGGATGACGTTCCACGTCCTGAGTGACCACCAGGGCGCTCTCATCTCCACCATCCAGAGCACAAGCAAAGAG tatGGAGACTTCGGGTCAGAGGGGGCCGACCTGTGGCTGGCTGCCAGCTCAGACCAGCGCATCAGCATCTGGGCCGCTGACTGGCCGCGGGGCTGCTGCGAGCTCGTGGACTGGCTCAGCTCCCCATCGCCCACGCTCACGGAG GCTCCCAGCCATCCCCCGCCCTGTCTCGTGGCCTTCTGCCCCTGGGACAGGGCGCTGCTGGTGTGCGCGGGCCTCAGCATGCATCCAGAGCTAGTCTTCTACAACCTTCACCAGAAGCAG GTGGTAGAGAGGATCCCGCTGCCATTCTTTGCCGTGTCCCTGAGCCTGTCCCCCAGGGCCCACCTCGTGGCAGTTGGCTTTGCCG AGCGAGTGCTGAGGCTGGTGGACTGTCAGTCGGGGGCCACACGGGACTTGGCCGGCCATGACGACGTGGTGCAGCTGTGCAGGTTTGCCCCGTCCGCCCAGCTGCTCTTCTCAGTGGCCCACGGTGACATCTTGGTGTGGGAAGTCATGGGCCACCGGGCCTCCGAGTGGGCCTTGAGCTCAGGGCCTCCGCCTGACTGA
- the LOC131819216 gene encoding WD repeat-containing protein 90-like isoform X3 has protein sequence MAKVWQHPFLNVFRHFQVGEWKRSTKEGDVAPVTDKTLKCTVYRIRGPVSAGSYIQLPRTSTQSLGLTGRFLYVLFKPLPAKHFIIHLDVATEDSQVIRVSFSNLFKEFKSTATWLQFPFICEAGFSLKEPGGVAPSGPRWTCLQLDLRDVLLLYLNRRYSHLKSVRLCASLLVKSLYTSDLCFEPAVSTAEARRAKLSVVPVPREMAFPVPKGESWYDHYVHIRFPRDSFSASSKLVQKSSSPPEADFLGRAPKVLSHPVAFSNPLQDRVLSVVQAPSEPRPLPEVSVFCEHSELPSVNGPSDRIQEPSAGPEVTGKHAAGRGVHVPTPERTVVPVAPEGVAVHESLLPDPVLRLKGVIGFGGHTTKWALWTKDGAAVVYPCHAAIVVLHLDTRKQRCFLGHTDKVSALALDGSGLLLASAQARPPSMLRLWDFQTGECLSLFQSPAHALCSLSFSDGGALLCGVGRDCHGRTVVLAWGTAQVGRGGEAVLLAKAHTGVDIQAFEVASFDESRMASCGQGSVRLWRLRGGELRSCPVDLGEHRVLELTGLAFGQAQDGHMLYVCSRSGHILEIDLRRMAVRHARRLLPARPPDGPASQKQAFSSGPGISISSLSVSQARCAVGSEDGYLRLWPLDFSSVLLEAEHEGPVTSVCISPDGQRVLSATSSGLLGFLDVPSQEYSVLVRSHTAPVLALATEGSRSQLATVSQDHTVRVWDLVTLQQLYDLRSPEEAPCTVTFHPTRPALFCGFSSGAVRSFSLEAAEVLVEHRCHRGPVTGLATSPDGSLLFSSCSSGTLAQYQCVSAPCRVLRVAANVVCRDAHPTPNALAVSGDGRLLAFVGPSKYVVTVMNAACLEELLQIDVSALDPASSCLDSAVAICFDPGPLGHLLLSTSSHTVTVLDTTSGRVVRELPGVHAVACPSLALSRDARFLLMAADRAIKVWDYVTKSCPSCQVYIGHSEPVHAVGFSPDQQQLLSVGDAIFLWDILGPPERSPPGSAGDSPAAAPTYKTSLDARQLEDTVCGANGLPRQQVPEPSPASPLQPGVCVGSLKGDNGAFSLSDEEGVSEESHSPARLCQASCLPMLVKEASRAGDGVWGSPGGPWGLSMGPHPHSWSSAHSVSKAQVHPSARPDCYRHFLARYKTPLLAKSASVSNTGVERLLLKVVVGYNGNGRANVVWKPDTGFFAYTCGCLVVVEDLHSGAQRHWLGHPEEISTLALSHGAQVLASASGSCGTASRCHICIWDVPGGSCRYFLSYHRTAVQALAFSPDDELLVTLGDYGDRTLALWSTATYEVLSSTRLPEPVHGVAFNPWDASELVCVGQGAVSLWLLQRRGTDVSLQGHRVPIPEEVRAGELTSLCYGPVPLLYCGSNAGQICVWDTSAGRCFLAWEADDGEIGVLLCSGARLVSGSNTRRLRLWAVGAVAELQCEGSRARSSSVFMERELTLDGAVVSAVFHDSMDMGVVGTTAGTLWYVSWAEGTSTRLISGHRSKVNEVVFSPSASHWATCSDDGSVRVWSLASMELLIQFQVLNQVPGALRAEPDPPPSPAWSLYPPSVSIPALGLGPCSPRPGECPCLPPVGPQSCLCLAWSPPSCRRPEQQQVAAGYSDGTLRVFSVTRIAMELKMHPHRAALTALAYSADGQTILSGDKDGLVAVSRPCTGMTFHVLSDHQGALISTIQSTSKEYGDFGSEGADLWLAASSDQRISIWAADWPRGCCELVDWLSSPSPTLTEAPSHPPPCLVAFCPWDRALLVCAGLSMHPELVFYNLHQKQVVERIPLPFFAVSLSLSPRAHLVAVGFAERVLRLVDCQSGATRDLAGHDDVVQLCRFAPSAQLLFSVAHGDILVWEVMGHRASEWALSSGPPPD, from the exons ATGGCGAAAG TGTGGCAGCACCCGTTCCTCAACGTCTTCAGACACTTCCAGGTGGGCGAGTGGAAGCGCTCCACTAAGGAAGGCGATGTGGCTCCAGTGACC GATAAGACTCTGAAGTGCACCGTGTACCGCATCCGGGGTCCTGTCTCTGCGGGCAGTTACATCCAGCTGCCCAGAACCAGCACCCAGTCTCTGGGGCTGACAGGCCGGTTCCTGTACGTGCTCTTCAAGCCCCTGCCAGCCAAGCACTTCATCATCCACCTGGATGTGGCCACCGAG GACAGCCAGGTCATCCGTGTGTCCTTCTCCAACCTCTTCAAGGAGTTCAAGTCTACGGCCACGTGGCTGCAGTTTCCCTTCATCTGTGAGGCTGGGTTTTCTTTAAAAG AGCCGGGCGGTGTCGCTCCCTCTGGTCCCCGGTGGACATGCCTACAGCTGGACTTGCGGGACGTCCTGCTTCTATACCTGAACCGACGCTACAGCCACCTCAAGAGTGTCAGGCTGTGTGCTAGTCTGCTGGTGAAGAGCCTCTACACCAGTGACTTGTGCTTTGAGCCTG CTGTCAGCACTGCTGAGGCGCGGCGGGCGAAGCTGTCTGTCGTACCTGTACCGCGAGAAATGGCATTCCCGGTGCCAAAGGGGGAGAGCTGGTATGACCACTATGTCCACATCCG GTTTCCCAGAGACAGCTTCAGTGCGTCCTCCAAGCTGGTTCAGAAGAGCTCTTCGCCTCCTGAGGCAG ACTTCCTGGGGCGTGCGCCGAAGGTTCTCTCTCACCCAGTGGCTTTCAGCAATCCCCTCCAGGACCGCGTGCTCTCTGTGGTGCAG GCTCCCTCAGAGCCCAGGCCCCTTCCAGAGGTCAGCGTGTTCTGTGAGCACTCAGAGCTCCCCAGTGTGAATGGCCCCAGTGACCGTATCCAAGAGCCCTCAGCCGGGCCGGAGGTCACTGGCAAGCATGCAGCCGGCAGGGGTGTTCACGTGCCCACTCCTGAGCGAACTGTGGTGCCCGTGGCCCCAGAGGGTGTGGCCGTGCACGAG AGCCTTCTCCCGGATCCCGTCCTGCGGCTCAAGGGAGTCATCGGCTTTGGGGGCCACACCACCAAATGG GCTCTGTGGACCAAGGACGGCGCTGCTGTGGTGTATCCCTGCCACGCGGCCATCGTCGTCCTGCACCTTGACACCCGGAAGCAGCGCTGCTTCCTTGGCCACACGGACAAG GtttctgccctggctctggaTGGGAGCGGCTTGTTGCTGGCCTCGGCCCAGGCCCGGCCCCCGAGCATGCTGCGCCTCTGGGACTTCCAGACCGGGGAGTGCCTGTCTCTGTTCCAGAGCCCAGCCCATGCCCTCTGTTCCCTCAG CTTCTCCGACGGTGGGGCGCTGCTCTGCGGCGTTGGCAGGGACTGCCACGGGAGGACG GTGGTGCTGGCCTGGGGCACAGCCCAGGTGGGACGAGGCGGTGAGGCAGTCCTTCTGGCAAAGGCACACACCGGGGTTGACATCCAGGCATTTGAGGTGGCCTCTTTTGACGAAAGCAG GATGGCATCATGCGGGCAGGGCAGCGTGCGGCTGTGGCGGCTGCGAGGGGGGGAGCTACGTTCCTGCCCTGTGGACTTGGGAGAGCACCGCGTGCTGGAGTTGACTGGTCTGGCCTTTGGACAGGCCCAGGATGGTCATATGCT CTATGTGTGCAGTCGTAGCGGCCACATCTTGGAGATCGACCTCCGGCGCATGGCTGTGCGGCACGCACGCCGGCTCCTACCCGCACGGCCCCCTGATGGCCCCGCCTCACAGAAGCAGGCGTTCAGCTCGG GCCCTGGCATTTCCATCAGCAGCCTCAGTGTTTCCCAGGCCAGATGCGCCGTGGGCTCTGAGGACGGTTACCTGCGCCTCTGGCCGCTGGACTTCTCCTCTGTGCTTCTGGAGGCAG AGCACGAGGGCCCAGTCACTTCAGTGTGCATCAGCCCCGATGGTCAGCGTGTGCTGTCCGCCACGTCCTCCGGCCTCCTGGGCTTCCTGGATGTCCCATCCCAGGAGTACAGCGTGCTGGTTCGCTCCCACACCGCTCCGGTGCTGGCCCTGGCCACCGAGGGCAGCCGCAGCCAGCTGGCCACAGTGTCCCAGGACCACACTGTCCGCGTCTGGGACCTGGTGACCTTGCAGCAG CTTTATGACTTGCGGTCCCCTGAGGAGGCCCCGTGTACCGTCACCTTTCACCCCACGCGGCCAGCCTTGTTCTGCGGCTTCAGCAGTGGGGCCGTCCGCTCCTTCAGCCTGGAGGCTGCTGAGGTGCTGGTGGAGCACAG GTGTCACCGAGGACCCGTCACTGGCCTGGCCACCAGCCCCGACGGCAGCCTCCTGTTCAGCTCTTGCTCCTCGGGCACCTTGGCCCAGTACCAGTGCGTCAGCGCCCCATGCCGCGTCTTGCGTGTGGCAG CTAACGTGGTGTGCCGGGACGCCCACCCGACCCCCAATGCCCTGGCGGTTAGCGGGGATGGCCGCCTGCTGGCCTTCGTGGGCCCTTCCAAGTACGTGGTGACCGTCATGAACGCAGCCTGCCTAGAGGAG ctgctgCAAATCGATGTCAGCGCCCTGGACCCGGCCAGCAGCTGCCTAGACTCAGCTGTGGCCATCTGCTTTGACCCTGGACCTCTTGGCCACCTGCTGCTGTCCACATCCTCTCACACAGTCACGGTGCTGGATACCACGTCGGGCCGTGTGGTCCGGGAG CTGCCAGGCGTCCACGCTGtggcctgcccctccctggcGCTCAGCAGGGATGCCCGCTTCTTGCTGATGGCCGCCGACCGGGCCATCAAGGTGTGGGACTACGTGACGAAGTCCTGCCCCAGCTGCCAG GTATATATTGGCCACTCAGAGCCCGTACATGCCGTGGGCTTCAGCCCTGACCAGCAGCAGCTTCTCAGCGTGGgggatgccatcttcctctggGACATTCTGGGTCCCCCAGAGAGGTCACCCCCAGGAAG TGCTGGAGACTCGCCTGCGGCCGCCCCGACCTACAAAACTA GCCTGGATGCAAGGCAGCTGGAGGACACGGTGTGTGGGGCCAACGGGCTCCCCCGGCAGCAGGTGCCTGAGCCATCCCCAGCATCCCCGCTCCAGCCAGGCGTCTGTGTGGGGTCCCTCAAGGGTGACAACG gcGCCTTCTCCTTGTCGGATGAAGAAGGAGTCTCTGAAGAGAGCCACAGCCCCGCGCGACTCTGTCAGGCCTCATGCCTGCCCATGCTGGTGAAAGAGGCCAGCAGGGCTGGAGATGGGGTCTGGGGGTCTCCAGGGGGCCCCTGGGGCCTCAGCATGGGTCCCCACCCCCATAGCTGGTCCA GTGCTCACAGTGTCAGCAAAGCTCAGGTCCACCCCTCTGCTCGCCCAGACTGCTACAGGCACTTCCTGGCACGCTATAAGACCCCCCTGCTGGCCAAG AGTGCCTCTGTGTCCAACACTGGCGTGGAGCGTCTGCTGCTGAAGGTCGTCGTGGGCTACAACGGGAATGGCCGCGCCAACGTGGTCTGGAAGCCAGATACAG GCTTCTTTGCTTATACATGCGGCTgcctggtggtggtggaggaCCTGCATTCTGGTGCCCAGCGACACTGGCTCGGCCACCCCGAGGAGATCTCCACCCTGGCCCTCAGCCACGGTGCTCAG GTCCTGGCCTCAGCCTCGGGCAGCTGTGGCACTGCCTCCCGCTGCCACATCTGCATCTGGGACGTGCCTGGGGGCTCCTGCCGGTACTTCCTCTCTTACCACAGGACCGCTGTGCAGGCTCTGGCATTTTCGCCAGACGATGAGCTCCTTGTCACACTGG GGGACTATGGCGACCGCACTCTGGCCCTGTGGAGCACGGCCACTTATGAGGTCCTGTCTTCCACCCGCCTCCCGGAGCCAGTGCACGGTGTGGCCTTTAATCCCTGGGATGCCAGTGAGCTGGTCTGTGTGGGCCAAGGTGCCGTTAGTCTGTGGCTCCTACAGCGGCGCGGGACCGATGTCAGCCTCCAG GGACACCGAGTGCCCATCCCCGAGGAGGTTAGGGCGGGTGAGCTGACTTCGCTCTGCTATGGGCCCGTACCTCTGCTGTACTGCGGCTCCAACGCTGGCCAGATCTGTGTCTGGGACACAAGTGCCGGCCGCTGCTTCCTGGCCTGGGAAGCCGACGACGGTGAGATCG gagtGCTGCTGTGTTCGGGTGCACGGCTGGTCAGTGGCAGCAACACCAGGCGGCTGCGCCTCTGGGCGGTGGGGGCCGTGGCGGAGCTGCAGTGCGAGGGCTCACGAGCCAG gtCTAGCTCTGTGTTCATGGAGCGTGAGCTGACCTTGGACGGGGCTGTTGTGAGTGCGGTCTTCCACGACAGCATGGACATGGGCGTGGTGGGCACCACGGCAGGCACGCTCTGGTACGTTAGCTGGGCCGAGGGCACCAGCACCCGCCTCATCAGCGGCCACAGGAGCAAG GTGAATGAGGTGGTCTTCAGTCCCAGCGCGTCCCACTGGGCCACGTGCAGTGATGACGGGAGTGTGAGGGTGTGGTCCCTGGCCAGCATGGAGCTCCTGATCCAGTTCCAGGTGCTGAACCAGGTACCGGGGGCCCTGAGGGCCGAACCAGACCCCCCTCCTAGCCCTGCCTGGTCTCTGTATCCTCCCTCGGTGTCTATCCCAGCCTTGGGGCTGGGCCCGTGTTCCCCACGCCCAGGGGAGTGCCCGTGTCTTCCTCCTGTGGGCCCCCAGAGTTGCCTCTGTCTGGCTTGGAGCCCCCCCTCCTGCAGACGCCCAGAGCAGCAGCAGGTGGCGGCTGGCTACAGTGACGGCACCCTGCGTGTCTTCAGCGTCACCCGCATTGCCATGGAGCTCAAGATGCACCCCCACCGGGCTGCGCTGACGGCCCTGGCCTACTCCGCCGATG GTCAGACCATCCTCTCTGGAGACAAGGATGGGCTTGTGGCTGTGAGCCGCCCCTGCACAGGGATGACGTTCCACGTCCTGAGTGACCACCAGGGCGCTCTCATCTCCACCATCCAGAGCACAAGCAAAGAG tatGGAGACTTCGGGTCAGAGGGGGCCGACCTGTGGCTGGCTGCCAGCTCAGACCAGCGCATCAGCATCTGGGCCGCTGACTGGCCGCGGGGCTGCTGCGAGCTCGTGGACTGGCTCAGCTCCCCATCGCCCACGCTCACGGAG GCTCCCAGCCATCCCCCGCCCTGTCTCGTGGCCTTCTGCCCCTGGGACAGGGCGCTGCTGGTGTGCGCGGGCCTCAGCATGCATCCAGAGCTAGTCTTCTACAACCTTCACCAGAAGCAG GTGGTAGAGAGGATCCCGCTGCCATTCTTTGCCGTGTCCCTGAGCCTGTCCCCCAGGGCCCACCTCGTGGCAGTTGGCTTTGCCG AGCGAGTGCTGAGGCTGGTGGACTGTCAGTCGGGGGCCACACGGGACTTGGCCGGCCATGACGACGTGGTGCAGCTGTGCAGGTTTGCCCCGTCCGCCCAGCTGCTCTTCTCAGTGGCCCACGGTGACATCTTGGTGTGGGAAGTCATGGGCCACCGGGCCTCCGAGTGGGCCTTGAGCTCAGGGCCTCCGCCTGACTGA